In Oscillatoria sp. FACHB-1406, the genomic window TCTGAGAGTTCCTGTCCTCCTTCCGGTTGCAGCCAGACTCGTCCCGTCGCTCGTACCCGCGTCGGTTTTTCCCCCAACCAGCGATCGAAAATACAGATATCGTGAATGGCTAAATCCCAGAGGGCATCGACATCGTAGCGGACAGGGCCTAAGTTGGTGCGGCTGGCGTAACCGTAGCGCAACTCTCCGAGTTCTCCAGCGGCAACGATTTCTTCGCCGCGAGCGACAATGGGATTGAAGAGGTAGGTGCGATCGACGAATAGTTGCAATTGCTGGCGTTCTGCTAACTGGCTTAGCTCGACACACTGCCCCGGTTCTAGGGTGAGGGGTTTTTCAGAAAAAACGTGATAGCCTCGCTCGAGAGCATCGCGAATCAGTTCGTAGTGCGTCGAAGCGGGCGTAGCGACGACCACCGCATCGATTCCTTCGAGTTCGCGCGCTATTTCCCAGTCGGGAGTTAACAGGACGCGATCGCTTAAATTAAAGCGCGTTTTTGCCGTTGCGAGGCGTTCTGCGTGGCGATCGACAATGGCTACAAGATTGGCTTGGGGATGCTGAGAAAAAATGCGGATTAGGTGGCTTCCCCAACGCCCCGCACCAATAATTGCAATCTGAGTTGGCATGATGAATAACCGCTAATAATGGATAATTGACAATGGACAATTGACAACGAAATTTATAATTTATAACTCATAACTCATCATTCATAACTCATAACTTATAACGTCGGTAGCTTTGAAAATAAAGCTTCTATGGCTTTGAATCGAGAAGGAGAAAGTAAGTCTCTAACTTCAGATAAAGCTGAAGCAGTCGGTTGTTTATCTCCGTTAATCCCCGATTCTAAAACGTCTAAAAGCTCGGCTCGAATTCCTAATTCTAAAGCGATATTCGTTAAATAGTTTTCCTCGCGGCTATCGATTTTTCCATCTGCAATAGACATCTCGTAACCCAGCGCAACTAATAAAAACCGTTCTGATAGTGAAAGAGAATCTGTTAAGAGGAAAAAATACTTCGATTTTCGATGAATTTGATGCTCTTGAATGCCCCGCGTTATTTGTTGAGCTAACTGACGATAACTATGCTGGCTAGAGATGAATTTATGAATGGTTTGTTGCCAGCGTTGTTTTTCTGTTGTCGTTACGGTTCCATCGACAAACATTACACCAACGAGAATAGCGATTAAGGCCGAGAGAAAAATGAGTGGGGGAGTAACGTCTTGTGGTTCGAGCTTGTTTCCAGTAATCCGAGACAACAGTTCGAGAGTTTCCGAATCGACGGGGGCAGAGTCCATGAGGTTTATACCAATTAAAAATTAAAAATTAAAAATTAAGAAACCTAGATATATTAGGGGTTTCAGCCTCAAGATGTGTCGTCCGAACTCGGAGAATTGGGGCTAGGTACAGTTTCACTTAACAATTCAATTATGCGGAATCTTTTGCTCGTCAGTCATCGTTCAACGATGAAAGGGAATGAGGATGAGGGGAAAAAAGACTAAAATTCCCCAACTCCAAGTCCACCAAGGGAAAGCGGGGGGAGGTTCGGGAGGCTGGAGGAGGGCTTCGATGCGTTCTTGCAAGCGATCGCTGGGAAGCCTCCGAGCAAAGGCGGCGCAAAAGTGACTGTCAGGCAGGGATTTTAGATCGCTAACGACGGTAATTAAGGCTTCGGCAATTGCTAGAGCATCGACGCGACTAGCAGCCCAGCGATCGGCCCGCAATTCTCTTAAAGTTAGCAGTTCTTGCCAGAGTTCTTCGGTGTTGGGCAGCCACGAGGCAATACGGCGCAACCCACCCAACCAGAAAAACCAGAAGGTATCGCGGTAGTGGGCGTGGGCGCGTTCGTGGGCGAGGACAGCGGCAAGGTGCTGGGGCGAGAGCGTTTCGAGCAGTCCGGTACTGACGACGAGTTCGGGTTGCCAGAAGCCAATTTGAGCGCAGAAGAATTGCGAGGTGGGAAGGATGCGGACGGGTTGAGTGCGATCGCCGATCGCGCGTTGTTCGAGAGCGCGAACTTGTTGCAAGCAACACCATCCTTGCAGTGCCAGTTGTGCGCAGGATGCGATCGCCATTCCCAATCCGCCTCCGACAATACAGTTGCCGATCCAATCGGCTTGTATCCCGATCATTTCACCGCGAGGTCCCATACACAATACCGCGATCGCGGCAAAAAGGAGCAGCAGCGGCGGCAGCAGGAAGAAGAAGAGGGCGCGATACCAGCGTTCCGCCCAATTGCCCGAAGGGCGCTCCCAGAGTAGGCGCAGTTGCCATACGAGGCTGAGGAAGAGGACGATAACGAGCGAGTGCATTACGGAGTCTCCTCCCTAGCTTTACGAGCGGCTTGCAAGCGTTGCGCGATCGCTTGGATTTGTTCGACACTCGCCGCATCGAGACTGTCAGCAAAGGCGGCGACGACATCGGGGTTGCTGACTTCGAGGAAGCGGTTTAATTTATCGTGGGCGGTGATAATTTGTGCTTCGCGACGCGAGAGGGCTGCTTTCCAAATAAAGGCGCGTTTTTGTTTGTCGCAGAGCAACCAGCCTTTTTTGGTGAGGCGGTTGAGGACGGTGGTGACGGAGGTGTAGGCGAGTTCGCGATCGGGATCGGTAAGGATGCGATCGTGAATTTCTTTAACTGTGGCTGCGCCTAAATCCCAAACAATGTTAACGATTTCTGCTTCGAGCGGTCCGAGGGAAAGTTGTTTAGGACGGCGATCGGGTAAAGGACACATAGGGGTAATTGACAATGGATAATTGATAATTGATAACGAAAGAATAGCTGTAGCCAACTCTAGAGAATGGATAATTGAAAATTGATAATTGACAACGAAAGAATAGCTGTAGCTCCTAAAAAGAGGCTTCGCCTTAAGAAGGCAATGAATTTGTACGAACGTTGTCCATTATCCATTATCCATTGTCAATTATTCACCCAAGCCTTACCCGAGCGATCGCGCTGATACCCGAATCGTCGCCAAGAATCTTTAAGTTTGACAGCCCGTCGTTTGACTGGGAGTGGCTTCTCTTCAATAATGGGGGACGCTAAACATTTGCTGTTGAATTGAGAGAGAACGCATTTTTATGAAAAGAATTTTAGCTATCGTCCTCGTCGCGATCGCGCTATTCGCTGTCCCCTTCACCCGTCCGGCTTTCGCTGGCAATGCCGCTAAAGGCGCAACCGTTTTTAACGCCAACTGCGCTGCCTGCCACATGGGTGGAAAAAATTTGGTCAATGCAGCCAAAAGCCTGAGCAAAGCCGACTTGGAAAAATATGGCATGAACTCCGTCGAGGCGATTACCACCCAAGTCAAAAACGGTAAAGGTGCAATGCCTGCTTTCGGTGCAAAACTGACCGCCGAGCAGATTGATGATGTTGCAGCTTACGTTCTGGAGAAATCGGAAGGCGGTTGGAAGTAGCTTCATGGTTCGCTAACCATATCTAAGCATAAAAGTCAAGAGGGAAGAATGACTCTTCCTTCTTTTTTTTGCCCGAATTTCATCAAACCGGAAAGCGGCGCATTTGACTGGCAGCGATGCGCGCCTTGCGAAACAAAGTGTCGGAAATGCCGGGAATTTGCGGGATTTGCAGCAGAACGTCCACAGTACGGCGCAACATTCGTACCACGTCGCCATCGTCGAGGCTGGTTTTGTCGCAAAGCGCATTCCAATCGGGACTTTCTTCCTCGCCCAGCGCCCAGCGTTCGACTAAACCGATGGTTTCCTGCTCGAGCCAAACGGGGAAAGCAACATTGTTATGGTGTTGGACTTGATTGAGGCGATGGCGAATCTTTCGCAACTGCCCTAGAACTTGTACCACGGCTTCCGATGGGCGATAATCGCACCAAGTATCGTTGCGGGGCGTTTCGCTAATTAAGGACGCGATCGCGGCGGCGAGTTGAGCGGGTTCGAGTACCTCCATCTCCCCCGACATCAACGCTAATCCCAACCATAATTCATTTTCGCTGCGAATTGTCGCCGCCGCCTGTCCGAGAGAGGTAGGATTGTAGCCCTCGATCGCCCCAAACTCTCGCAAAACGCGAATTAACTGAAGAAACTCTTCCCAATAATAGGAACGGTGGGATTGATGGCGTTGATACTTGGCGCGGGTTTGGTTGAGTTCTTCTTGCAACTGTTGGCGCTGTCGGTGGCGTTTGAGGGCGCGATCGGGATCGCCCCACTGCTGCAAAGGATGACTCTCTAGCTGTTCTTGCAGGCGTTCGATGATTTGTTGCTGTTCGAGAACTTCCGGCGCGAGGGCGATAACCGCAGTCGTTTGCGGTAATTGTTCGGCGACGGGAGCGGAATTTGCATCGCCCTTGCGCGA contains:
- a CDS encoding Gfo/Idh/MocA family oxidoreductase, which codes for MPTQIAIIGAGRWGSHLIRIFSQHPQANLVAIVDRHAERLATAKTRFNLSDRVLLTPDWEIARELEGIDAVVVATPASTHYELIRDALERGYHVFSEKPLTLEPGQCVELSQLAERQQLQLFVDRTYLFNPIVARGEEIVAAGELGELRYGYASRTNLGPVRYDVDALWDLAIHDICIFDRWLGEKPTRVRATGRVWLQPEGGQELSDLVWAVLTYPSGFQAHLHLCWLNPDKQRRLCVVGSKGTLIFDELNAETPLVIERGRFEARDERFVPTDLAREVIAFERAEPLQRVCDRFLNDLRTQAPTEDSSGWLGAELVQILSCLSQSLRSGGCEIEVPV
- a CDS encoding TerB family tellurite resistance protein, producing the protein MDSAPVDSETLELLSRITGNKLEPQDVTPPLIFLSALIAILVGVMFVDGTVTTTEKQRWQQTIHKFISSQHSYRQLAQQITRGIQEHQIHRKSKYFFLLTDSLSLSERFLLVALGYEMSIADGKIDSREENYLTNIALELGIRAELLDVLESGINGDKQPTASALSEVRDLLSPSRFKAIEALFSKLPTL
- a CDS encoding M56 family metallopeptidase; protein product: MHSLVIVLFLSLVWQLRLLWERPSGNWAERWYRALFFFLLPPLLLLFAAIAVLCMGPRGEMIGIQADWIGNCIVGGGLGMAIASCAQLALQGWCCLQQVRALEQRAIGDRTQPVRILPTSQFFCAQIGFWQPELVVSTGLLETLSPQHLAAVLAHERAHAHYRDTFWFFWLGGLRRIASWLPNTEELWQELLTLRELRADRWAASRVDALAIAEALITVVSDLKSLPDSHFCAAFARRLPSDRLQERIEALLQPPEPPPAFPWWTWSWGILVFFPLILIPFHR
- a CDS encoding BlaI/MecI/CopY family transcriptional regulator; amino-acid sequence: MCPLPDRRPKQLSLGPLEAEIVNIVWDLGAATVKEIHDRILTDPDRELAYTSVTTVLNRLTKKGWLLCDKQKRAFIWKAALSRREAQIITAHDKLNRFLEVSNPDVVAAFADSLDAASVEQIQAIAQRLQAARKAREETP
- the petJ gene encoding cytochrome c6 PetJ; the protein is MKRILAIVLVAIALFAVPFTRPAFAGNAAKGATVFNANCAACHMGGKNLVNAAKSLSKADLEKYGMNSVEAITTQVKNGKGAMPAFGAKLTAEQIDDVAAYVLEKSEGGWK